The Nocardioides marmorisolisilvae genomic interval GTCCTCGGCATGGTGACCGGAGTGGTGACGATCCCGCTCGTCGTCGCCGGCCCGGAGCTGGTCGACCGGGCGCTGCCGGACCGGCTCAGTGCGCTGAACGAGCTGTACTGGCCCATCGTCCTGGTGCTCGGGATCTGCTTCCTGACCACGCTTTATCACGTGTCGGTTCCGGTCCGGACGGCGTGGCGCTACAACCTGCCCGGCGCGGCGTTCACGATGTTCTGCTGGGTGTTCGGCTCATCACTGTTGCGCTGGGTGCTGGTCGGGACCGCACGCGGATCGACCTCGATCTACGGCCCGCTGGCCGCGCCGATCGCGGTGCTGCTCTGGCTCTACATCCTGTCCATCGCGGTGCTGATCGGTGCCGCGCTGAACGCTGCCTGCGACCTGATCTGGCCGCAGAAGGAGACCAGCACGGCCCGGCTCGAGCTGCTGCGCAAGCTCGACGCGGTGCTGCCGTGGCGTTCGGCGACCCACGACAGTGCCGAGGCTCCGGAGGCCGACGGTCGGGAGACCCGGCGGCAGGCATAGCCGGGTCCGGAGGCTGGCGATATTGAGGTGCCGGGCCGCCATGCCCGGCGTACATTGAGCAGATGCCGGCCTTCGATGGAGCCACGGATGACCGCTGAGCGCGTCGGGTTCGCCGACCCTTGGGTGGGGTGCGTCCTGCACGGTGAGACCGGGGTCTTCCGGGTGCTCACCGATGTCGGGGAGGTCCGAGCCAGCCTCGACGGCCGGATGCTCTGTGAGGTGGCGCGCGACCGCTCGTGTCTTCCCCAGGCCGGCGACTGGGTCGAGCTGCGCAGCTGGCCCGATGGCCGGGTGACACTGCTGCGCGCGCTGCATCCGAAGCTGGCGCGGGTGATTCAACTGCGCCCGCGCGCCGTCTGAGGGGCCCTCCCGGGCTGCGCACGCCGGTCGTGCCATGCTTGCCGCGTGGGAAACGTGACGCTGCCGGCGCCCCTCGTCGTCGCAGGTGGCGTCTTCTGCGTACTTGCCGGTGCCGTCGCGGGCGTCGCCCTCGCTCCGGACCACAACGACCACAACACCGCGACCGTGGTCAGCTATGACTCCGGAAGCTCCCGGCTGTGCCTCTCCGGCAGCGAGGCCAAGGCTGAGAAGGGCGCGAACAGCAGTGGCGAGCTCTGCGGGGTCTGGCGGCACTCCGGGATCAACCACATCCCGAGGCCGGGCCAGACCTTCCGGTTCGTGGCGGTCTACACGTCGGGGAGCAGCGCCGGCCAGGAGCACCGCCAGACCGTGCTGTACGGCGACGTGGTCAGGTAGCGGTCGTGCCCGAGACCCCCGCCTCGCGCAGCGTTCCCGGCCAGCTCAAGCTGCCGGCCCGGAACCGTTCGCCCTGGTGGGAGCTGACCCGTCGGCTGCTGCTCGCCGTCGGGATCCTGGTCTTCACCTTCCTGCTCGTCTACCTCGACCGCGGCGGTTACCGCGACCACGGGAGCCAGCTCGAGCACAAGGTCAACGC includes:
- a CDS encoding YihY/virulence factor BrkB family protein, with protein sequence MAAGSGTGTRTGTVVVLRRVRHGLWRVVVATVDTCMRNRVTGLAAEAAFFAVLSLPPLIFALAGSIGFIFERFSDAQVADVRVSVIHVASRALTPQTVHTIIRPTLNEVLAGGRYDVISIGFVLALWSGSRALNVFVDTITIMYGLGGQRGIIRTRALSFLLYVLGMVTGVVTIPLVVAGPELVDRALPDRLSALNELYWPIVLVLGICFLTTLYHVSVPVRTAWRYNLPGAAFTMFCWVFGSSLLRWVLVGTARGSTSIYGPLAAPIAVLLWLYILSIAVLIGAALNAACDLIWPQKETSTARLELLRKLDAVLPWRSATHDSAEAPEADGRETRRQA